The Terriglobus tenax genome contains a region encoding:
- a CDS encoding glycoside hydrolase family 127 protein — MKRRSFLKGLTGAAMASQPSARLLASAASQTGTAKLQGFSYGAVRLLPGPLNDQFEHNHRLFLNLSEDSLLQPYRQKAGLPAPGEPMGGWYSFADYDPPKNNAGFVPGHSFGQYLSGLARAYAQTGDLATKAKVDRLVNGFAIAISPNFYKDYNLPAYTFEKAMCGLVDAHEFAGCRTALPALEKTLNAALPALPEKALSRKEMAQRGPHPNESFNWDESYTLPENFYLAYKRGAGAKYRALAQRFLQDDTYFNPLAADQNVLPGEHAYSHVNALSSAVQAYLTDGSEKHLRAAKNGFRYVQQQSFATGGWGPGETFQKPGSDGLAKSLEKNHSSFETPCGAYGHFKITRYLLAVTGDPAYGDSMERVLYNTILGARLLKPDGTSFYYADYSRDAVKVDYGLKWPCCSGTFPQLTADYGISSYLRDAAGVYVNLYVPSRLTWRQGSAKVEMEQQTQYPNDGEIALHMKLSTPQRFALSLRIPAWATGANRLLVNGRDAGVALQAGTWARVQREWRDKDRVELSFALPLALEPLPEHPSLIALRVGPRVLFAIQPGDAAITAENLLKATPQNAKSWKVATATGEVEMRPFDAITTERYRLYQQV; from the coding sequence ATGAAGCGACGGAGCTTTCTGAAGGGACTGACGGGGGCTGCGATGGCATCGCAGCCCTCTGCGCGTTTGCTGGCGTCTGCGGCATCGCAGACGGGCACGGCGAAGCTGCAAGGGTTCTCGTATGGTGCCGTACGTTTGCTGCCGGGGCCTTTGAACGATCAGTTTGAGCACAACCATCGGCTCTTTCTGAACCTGTCAGAGGACAGCCTGCTCCAGCCGTACCGGCAGAAGGCCGGGCTGCCTGCTCCGGGAGAGCCAATGGGCGGGTGGTACTCGTTTGCCGACTACGATCCGCCGAAGAACAACGCTGGCTTTGTGCCGGGGCACAGCTTCGGGCAGTATCTTTCGGGGCTGGCGCGAGCCTATGCGCAGACCGGCGATTTGGCGACCAAGGCCAAGGTGGACCGGCTGGTGAACGGGTTCGCTATCGCCATTTCACCGAACTTCTATAAGGACTATAACCTGCCGGCGTACACCTTTGAGAAGGCGATGTGCGGGCTGGTGGACGCGCATGAATTCGCAGGCTGCAGGACGGCTCTTCCGGCGCTTGAGAAGACGTTGAACGCAGCGCTGCCGGCGCTTCCGGAGAAGGCGCTGAGCCGCAAGGAGATGGCGCAACGCGGTCCGCATCCGAATGAGTCTTTCAACTGGGATGAAAGCTATACGCTGCCGGAGAACTTCTATCTGGCCTACAAGCGCGGTGCTGGAGCGAAGTATCGCGCGCTGGCGCAGCGCTTCCTGCAGGATGATACCTACTTCAACCCTCTTGCCGCGGACCAGAATGTGTTGCCGGGTGAGCATGCGTACAGCCATGTGAATGCGCTGTCGTCGGCGGTGCAGGCATACCTGACGGATGGTTCAGAGAAGCATCTGCGCGCGGCGAAAAACGGCTTCCGCTATGTGCAACAGCAGAGCTTTGCCACGGGTGGATGGGGGCCAGGAGAGACCTTCCAGAAGCCGGGATCGGATGGGCTGGCGAAGTCGCTGGAGAAGAACCACAGCAGCTTTGAAACGCCGTGCGGAGCGTATGGGCACTTCAAGATTACGCGCTATCTGCTGGCGGTGACCGGCGATCCTGCGTATGGCGACAGCATGGAGCGTGTGCTCTACAACACGATCCTGGGAGCGCGTCTGCTGAAGCCGGACGGCACCAGCTTCTATTACGCGGACTACTCGCGCGACGCGGTGAAGGTGGATTACGGGTTGAAGTGGCCGTGCTGCTCCGGCACCTTTCCGCAACTGACGGCGGACTATGGCATCAGTTCGTACTTGCGCGATGCGGCGGGTGTGTACGTGAACCTGTATGTGCCGTCGCGGCTTACGTGGAGGCAGGGAAGCGCAAAGGTGGAGATGGAACAGCAGACGCAGTATCCGAATGATGGAGAGATTGCGCTGCACATGAAGCTGAGTACACCGCAACGCTTTGCGCTGTCATTGCGGATTCCTGCATGGGCGACCGGAGCGAACCGCCTGCTGGTGAATGGCCGGGATGCTGGCGTGGCGCTGCAGGCCGGTACCTGGGCGCGGGTGCAGAGGGAATGGCGCGACAAGGACCGTGTGGAGCTGTCGTTTGCTTTGCCGCTTGCACTGGAACCGCTGCCGGAGCACCCGAGCCTGATTGCGCTGCGGGTGGGTCCGCGGGTGCTGTTTGCGATTCAGCCGGGCGATGCGGCCATCACAGCGGAGAACCTGCTGAAAGCAACGCCGCAGAATGCGAAAAGCTGGAAGGTGGCCACGGCGACGGGAGAGGTGGAGATGCGGCCTTTCGACGCGATTACGACGGAGCGGTACCGGCTGTATCAGCAGGTATAA
- a CDS encoding cytochrome b/b6 domain-containing protein, whose amino-acid sequence MSPASSSTQRHSVVVRITHWLIFVAFCALLLTGVEIVLSHPRFYWGETGNVNMQPLFSLHVASSRGTVPTGYGVLPDQNGWSRALHFQSAWMLVLAGMVYVLFSLGSGHVRRDLLPALRWSEIRQVLAGYLRGEKPDRSRYNAVQRWAYFSVVFVVFPLIVWTGLAMSPGFTSALPWSVELLGGRQSARTLHFFLSAALLLFVLVHVAMVVHAGFRRKMRGMTLGEEEAA is encoded by the coding sequence GTGTCTCCAGCCAGTTCCAGCACGCAGCGCCATTCGGTGGTGGTTCGCATCACGCATTGGCTGATCTTTGTTGCCTTCTGTGCGCTGCTGCTTACCGGTGTCGAGATTGTGCTTTCGCATCCGCGGTTTTACTGGGGAGAGACGGGCAATGTGAACATGCAGCCGCTTTTTTCGCTGCATGTGGCTTCGTCGCGTGGAACAGTGCCGACGGGCTATGGTGTTCTGCCGGATCAGAACGGGTGGAGCCGTGCGTTGCATTTCCAGTCGGCGTGGATGCTGGTGCTTGCGGGCATGGTTTATGTGCTGTTCAGCCTGGGCAGCGGACATGTAAGGCGCGACCTGCTGCCTGCGTTACGGTGGAGTGAGATACGCCAGGTGCTTGCGGGATATCTTCGCGGGGAAAAGCCGGACAGATCGCGCTATAACGCGGTGCAGCGCTGGGCATACTTCAGCGTAGTTTTCGTGGTCTTCCCGTTGATCGTCTGGACGGGCCTGGCCATGTCGCCCGGGTTTACGTCGGCGCTGCCGTGGTCGGTGGAGTTGCTGGGTGGCAGGCAGTCGGCGCGGACGCTGCACTTTTTTCTCTCTGCGGCGCTGCTGCTGTTTGTCCTGGTGCACGTGGCCATGGTGGTGCATGCCGGCTTTCGCAGGAAGATGCGTGGCATGACGCTGGGCGAAGAGGAGGCGGCATGA
- a CDS encoding molybdopterin-dependent oxidoreductase: protein MISRRKMMTMGAAGVAGIAGVAVADRLARRYGLVPPDSGGLYGPGETLNYASQRLLTRHSLAREFPRSMISKTPFANEVAPFKDDFKAHMAAGFTDWKLTVDGMVAHPISLSLADLKTLPMRSQITEVACEEGWSYIAEWIGTPLHEVLKAAGVLPQARFVVYRSMDTDWWDSVDMADALHSQTLLTYAMNGGDLPVGFGGPLRLRVPRQLGYKSVKFLTHITATDSLKKIGKGLGSASPEGGYAWYAGI, encoded by the coding sequence ATGATCTCTCGCAGGAAGATGATGACGATGGGAGCTGCCGGAGTGGCCGGCATTGCGGGTGTTGCCGTGGCTGACCGGCTGGCGCGCAGGTACGGTCTTGTGCCTCCGGACAGCGGCGGGTTGTATGGCCCGGGCGAGACGCTGAACTATGCTTCGCAACGGTTGCTGACGCGGCACTCGCTGGCGCGGGAGTTTCCGCGCAGCATGATCTCGAAGACGCCGTTTGCCAACGAGGTTGCGCCTTTCAAAGACGATTTCAAAGCGCACATGGCGGCGGGCTTTACAGACTGGAAGCTGACGGTGGATGGCATGGTGGCGCATCCCATCTCGCTCTCACTGGCTGATCTGAAGACGCTGCCCATGCGCAGCCAGATCACAGAGGTGGCCTGTGAAGAGGGCTGGAGCTACATTGCCGAGTGGATTGGCACGCCGCTGCACGAGGTGCTGAAAGCGGCCGGAGTTCTGCCGCAGGCTCGGTTTGTGGTCTACCGGTCCATGGATACGGACTGGTGGGACTCGGTGGATATGGCGGACGCCCTGCATTCGCAGACGCTGCTGACCTATGCCATGAACGGCGGTGATCTGCCGGTGGGGTTCGGTGGTCCGCTGCGTCTGCGGGTTCCGCGGCAGCTGGGCTACAAGAGCGTGAAGTTCCTGACGCACATCACCGCTACGGATTCCCTGAAGAAGATTGGCAAGGGGCTGGGGTCTGCTTCGCCGGAGGGTGGATATGCCTGGTACGCGGGCATTTAG
- a CDS encoding transglutaminase-like domain-containing protein translates to MLIRSEFDIQFQIPVPTTMVALLDLHPSVDPLAREVSHLVVEHIDSGSTSNIVTQKYIDSFGNRCTRINLPAGAVRLSGRNTVEMDGHPDPINTDARQYEVMELPSEVLQFLLASRYCEVDRLCGLAGDLFAHVPKGWALAVAIRDWVHSHVRFDYATARPTKTAMDVLTERVGVCRDFQHLAITLSRAMNIPARYVSGYLGDIAWPYSGAGDFSAWYEVFLDGRWWTMDARHAEPRVGRVLMSVGRDATDVALTTTFGVSNLTHFYVESNETDAEGNQVLPVGHPAAPVAA, encoded by the coding sequence ATGCTGATTCGCTCTGAATTCGATATCCAGTTCCAGATTCCTGTGCCCACAACGATGGTGGCTCTCCTGGATTTGCATCCCTCGGTCGATCCGCTGGCACGGGAGGTTTCGCATCTTGTGGTCGAGCATATTGATAGCGGCAGCACCTCGAATATCGTCACGCAGAAGTACATTGACAGCTTTGGGAACCGGTGCACGCGCATCAATCTGCCGGCAGGCGCTGTGCGGCTTAGCGGGCGGAACACGGTGGAGATGGATGGCCATCCTGACCCCATCAATACCGATGCGCGGCAGTATGAGGTGATGGAGCTGCCATCCGAGGTTCTGCAGTTTCTGCTGGCCAGCCGTTACTGCGAGGTGGACCGGCTGTGCGGTTTGGCAGGCGATCTGTTTGCCCACGTCCCCAAGGGATGGGCTCTGGCAGTGGCCATCCGCGACTGGGTACACAGCCATGTGCGATTTGATTATGCGACGGCCCGGCCGACAAAGACGGCGATGGACGTGCTGACCGAGCGGGTGGGCGTGTGCCGCGACTTTCAGCACCTGGCTATTACGCTGTCGCGGGCGATGAATATTCCGGCGCGTTACGTCTCCGGCTACCTGGGCGATATCGCGTGGCCTTACTCCGGCGCCGGCGATTTCTCCGCCTGGTACGAGGTTTTTCTGGATGGCCGCTGGTGGACGATGGATGCGCGCCACGCGGAGCCTCGCGTTGGCCGTGTACTGATGTCAGTAGGGCGTGACGCGACCGATGTGGCGTTGACGACCACCTTCGGCGTGTCGAATCTGACCCACTTCTATGTGGAGTCAAATGAGACGGATGCGGAAGGAAACCAGGTGCTGCCCGTGGGACATCCGGCAGCACCTGTGGCCGCTTAG
- a CDS encoding acyltransferase family protein: MQLRRITTGSNWLPELDGLRFVAIAIVLLTHVFGHMWAHGFQDKKYLPLFGAMSNNDLAVPLFFVISGFILARPFVRAYQQGGKPVKLGAYYMRRVTRLEPPYILSLLLYLLALIIQHKRDMHLTYLSLLTSVFYVHNFFSFLPAINLVTWSLEVEIQFYIVAPLLWQLFRIQNRVTRRGVIVALIAFLSLLPTEGADHVGFFLGRSISFFVIGGLLADLHIDQRPKMSSHWWDPVCLVLLPTFLLWNSTGFASHTVYYKPMQCLTLFCGFSISMFSPTMRRLLAVRWIAILGGMCYSLYLMHMMVLSFVFPVVARLLKFQSLYANYLLCLAIMLPAIVLVAGTYYVLIERPCMDPEWPRKLMARFRKTEQSVSTV; the protein is encoded by the coding sequence ATGCAACTGCGTCGCATCACTACGGGTAGCAACTGGCTCCCCGAACTGGATGGTCTACGTTTCGTTGCCATCGCCATTGTTCTGTTGACCCACGTTTTTGGCCACATGTGGGCCCATGGTTTCCAAGACAAGAAGTACCTGCCTCTGTTTGGGGCCATGTCGAACAATGACCTCGCAGTCCCCCTGTTCTTCGTCATCAGCGGGTTCATCCTGGCCAGGCCGTTTGTGCGCGCTTACCAGCAGGGCGGCAAGCCGGTAAAGCTGGGCGCCTACTACATGCGCCGCGTCACCCGCCTGGAACCGCCCTACATCCTCTCCCTGCTGCTCTACCTGCTGGCCCTCATCATTCAGCACAAGCGCGATATGCACCTCACGTATCTTTCGCTGCTGACCAGCGTCTTCTACGTGCACAACTTCTTTTCCTTCCTGCCGGCGATCAACCTGGTGACCTGGAGCCTTGAGGTCGAGATCCAGTTTTATATCGTCGCTCCGCTGCTCTGGCAGCTCTTCCGCATTCAGAACCGCGTGACCCGCCGCGGCGTCATCGTTGCCCTTATTGCGTTCCTGTCTCTGCTGCCAACCGAAGGTGCCGATCACGTGGGCTTCTTCCTCGGCCGGTCCATCAGCTTCTTTGTGATCGGAGGCCTGCTGGCTGATCTGCACATCGACCAGCGGCCGAAGATGTCCAGCCACTGGTGGGACCCCGTCTGCCTGGTTCTTCTGCCCACGTTCCTTCTGTGGAACTCGACGGGCTTTGCAAGCCACACCGTCTATTACAAGCCGATGCAGTGCCTGACCCTGTTTTGCGGCTTCTCGATCTCCATGTTCTCTCCCACCATGCGCCGCCTGCTGGCTGTTCGCTGGATCGCAATCCTGGGAGGCATGTGCTACAGCCTCTACCTGATGCACATGATGGTGCTGAGCTTCGTCTTCCCCGTGGTGGCGCGCCTGCTCAAGTTCCAGTCACTCTATGCCAACTATCTGCTCTGCCTGGCCATCATGCTGCCGGCCATCGTGCTGGTCGCCGGCACCTACTACGTCCTGATAGAGAGACCCTGCATGGATCCGGAGTGGCCACGCAAGCTCATGGCTCGGTTCCGCAAAACGGAACAATCCGTCTCCACGGTTTAG
- the dnaK gene encoding molecular chaperone DnaK produces the protein MGKIIGIDLGTTNSCVAVMEGGEPKVIANEEGGRTTPSIVAFTKTGERLVGTVAKRQAITNPTNTIYSIKRFMGRRPNEISEEQKMVPYKVVSKGDNVVVEAQGKEYTAPEVSAMILQKLKKAAEDYLGQSVTEAVITVPAYFNDAQRQATKDAGKIAGLDVKRIVNEPTAAALAYGLDKKKDETIAVYDFGGGTFDISILEVGEGVIEVKSTNGDTHLGGDNLDQKIVDWLIAEFKADEGMDLGAKGNEMALQRLKDAAEKAKIELSTTMETEINLPFITADATGPKHLVKKLTRAKFESLVEDLLQRSLGPCKQAMADAGVDASKIDEVVLVGGQTRMPRMQQLVKELFGKEPHKGVNPDEVVAIGAAIQGGVLTGDVKDLLLLDVTPLTLAIETQGSVATPMIPRNTTIPTKKSETFSTAADNQTEVEVHITQGERPLASQNRTLGKFKLGGIMPAPRGVPQIEVTFDIDANGILNVTAKDNATGKDAKITITSSSGLSKDEVERMAKEAEANAADDKAKRDEIEARNQLDSLVYNIEKMLKESGDKVQAADKTDVESALAEAKTTLGGTPSTDELKAANDKLTAASHKLAEAVYKANSTAAPTDGAAAAAGTTEEPKKDEGVIDAEYVDVDQK, from the coding sequence ATGGGCAAAATTATTGGAATTGACCTCGGAACCACCAATTCGTGCGTGGCCGTGATGGAAGGCGGCGAGCCGAAGGTGATTGCAAACGAGGAGGGCGGCCGCACGACGCCGTCGATTGTCGCGTTTACCAAGACGGGCGAGCGCCTGGTGGGAACCGTGGCGAAGCGTCAGGCGATCACCAACCCGACGAACACGATCTACTCCATCAAGCGCTTCATGGGCCGCCGTCCGAATGAGATTTCGGAAGAGCAGAAGATGGTGCCCTACAAGGTGGTTTCCAAGGGCGACAACGTCGTTGTGGAGGCACAGGGCAAGGAGTACACCGCGCCGGAAGTGAGCGCGATGATCCTGCAGAAGCTGAAGAAGGCTGCCGAGGACTACCTGGGCCAGTCGGTCACCGAGGCCGTCATTACGGTTCCGGCGTACTTCAACGACGCGCAGCGCCAGGCGACCAAGGATGCCGGCAAGATCGCCGGTCTGGATGTGAAGCGTATCGTCAACGAGCCGACTGCGGCTGCGCTGGCCTACGGCCTGGACAAGAAGAAGGACGAGACCATCGCCGTGTATGACTTTGGCGGCGGTACGTTCGATATCTCGATCCTCGAAGTCGGCGAAGGCGTCATCGAGGTGAAGTCGACCAACGGCGATACCCACCTGGGCGGCGACAACCTGGACCAGAAGATTGTTGACTGGCTCATCGCCGAGTTCAAGGCCGACGAAGGCATGGACCTGGGAGCCAAGGGCAACGAGATGGCCCTGCAGCGCCTGAAGGATGCGGCTGAGAAGGCGAAGATCGAACTCTCCACGACCATGGAGACGGAGATCAACCTGCCGTTCATCACGGCGGATGCGACCGGGCCGAAGCACCTGGTGAAGAAGCTGACCCGCGCCAAGTTCGAGTCGCTGGTGGAGGATCTGCTGCAGCGTTCGCTTGGCCCCTGTAAGCAGGCCATGGCCGATGCCGGCGTGGATGCCAGCAAGATCGACGAGGTGGTACTGGTTGGTGGACAGACCCGTATGCCGCGCATGCAGCAGCTGGTGAAGGAACTGTTCGGCAAGGAGCCGCACAAGGGCGTGAACCCGGATGAAGTCGTCGCCATCGGCGCGGCGATCCAGGGTGGTGTTCTGACCGGCGACGTGAAGGACCTTCTGCTGCTGGACGTCACTCCGCTGACGCTGGCGATTGAGACGCAGGGCTCGGTGGCAACGCCGATGATCCCGCGTAACACCACCATCCCGACGAAGAAGAGCGAGACCTTCTCGACGGCGGCTGACAATCAGACCGAGGTTGAGGTTCACATCACGCAGGGCGAGCGTCCTCTGGCAAGCCAGAACCGCACGCTGGGCAAGTTCAAGCTGGGCGGCATCATGCCGGCTCCGCGCGGCGTGCCGCAGATCGAGGTCACCTTCGACATCGACGCCAACGGCATCCTGAACGTAACAGCAAAGGACAACGCCACCGGCAAGGACGCGAAGATCACCATCACCAGCTCGTCGGGCCTGAGCAAGGACGAGGTGGAGCGCATGGCCAAGGAAGCCGAGGCGAATGCCGCGGACGACAAGGCGAAGCGGGATGAGATCGAAGCGCGCAACCAGCTGGACTCGCTGGTCTACAACATCGAGAAGATGTTGAAGGAGAGCGGCGACAAGGTCCAGGCCGCGGACAAGACCGACGTTGAGTCGGCGCTTGCCGAAGCCAAGACCACGCTGGGCGGAACACCGTCGACCGACGAGCTGAAGGCTGCCAACGACAAGCTGACGGCGGCAAGCCACAAGCTGGCTGAGGCGGTCTACAAGGCGAACTCGACGGCTGCTCCGACAGACGGCGCTGCTGCCGCTGCTGGAACGACCGAAGAGCCGAAGAAGGACGAGGGCGTGATCGACGCCGAGTATGTGGATGTCGATCAGAAGTAA
- a CDS encoding DUF3800 domain-containing protein: MSNLIGYFDDSGTHDSSPVVVVAGWVAPELKWKRFIREWHKARNEYGFNVLHTTEMMANNRRSEFADKSVWTDNKKFATVRRLRQIVLESVIHGFSMSVPKPDYEELFKPEFYEKCGGPYTYAVRSMIGFVEKWRMANKVSEPIQYIFDNLQGQTRKEIEGVFDGATKAGGSLEKYGITPQCHSFRDKKVDLPLQAADLWAWTVFKRDKARFERAEMEPFPVETFNFFVQNKGLLSSKYQTREQLKELADANPSVAIEEDRRIKPTPKGTTPRKNRIVVNTHA, from the coding sequence ATGTCAAATCTAATTGGCTACTTCGACGATAGCGGTACACACGATAGCAGTCCTGTGGTCGTTGTAGCCGGGTGGGTTGCACCAGAGTTGAAGTGGAAACGATTCATTCGTGAATGGCATAAGGCTCGCAATGAATATGGCTTTAATGTTCTTCATACGACAGAGATGATGGCAAACAATCGTCGTTCTGAGTTTGCCGATAAATCTGTATGGACAGACAATAAGAAATTTGCGACGGTGAGACGGCTTCGCCAGATCGTTCTTGAATCCGTAATTCACGGATTTAGTATGTCCGTTCCAAAACCTGACTACGAAGAACTTTTTAAGCCCGAATTCTATGAGAAATGCGGCGGCCCCTATACATACGCAGTCAGGTCGATGATTGGTTTTGTTGAGAAATGGAGAATGGCCAATAAGGTGAGTGAGCCCATTCAGTACATATTCGACAATCTGCAGGGACAAACCCGTAAAGAGATCGAAGGGGTATTCGACGGAGCTACAAAAGCAGGCGGTTCTCTTGAAAAATATGGAATCACGCCACAGTGTCACTCTTTTCGTGACAAGAAAGTAGATTTGCCGTTACAGGCCGCAGATCTATGGGCATGGACTGTGTTCAAAAGAGACAAAGCAAGGTTTGAACGCGCAGAGATGGAGCCGTTTCCTGTTGAAACTTTCAATTTTTTTGTGCAGAACAAAGGACTATTAAGTAGCAAATATCAGACTCGCGAACAATTGAAAGAACTCGCTGATGCAAATCCCTCTGTGGCCATTGAAGAGGATCGCCGTATCAAGCCAACTCCAAAAGGCACTACGCCACGTAAGAACAGGATCGTTGTAAATACCCATGCCTGA
- a CDS encoding Fpg/Nei family DNA glycosylase: protein MPEGNEIHRWAARHTEAFVGRKLRVEAPGGRFADADVIDGKVLKRVHAVGKHLGYEFGPDAILHVHLGRYGDWTEGVGELPEVKGALRVRLSLPTHPRGKAARMDGAPSDDATTKHGWYSEDDGSTSLDPKDVDWIELRGPSDCSLYDREKWQKLLARLGPDPLNGDDPAPAFAKTAKSKTPIAALLMDQSILSGIGNIYRAELLYRARLSPFLAGKDVPEKTLKAIWKDSIPLLKAGMVDRRIVTTLPKDRPHKTGKPLKPEVHYVYRRHGKPCWVCGTKVQRQEMAGRSLYWCPECQKE from the coding sequence ATGCCTGAAGGAAATGAAATCCATCGCTGGGCTGCGCGGCACACCGAAGCGTTTGTGGGCAGAAAGCTTCGTGTCGAGGCCCCGGGCGGTCGGTTTGCTGATGCTGACGTCATCGACGGCAAGGTGCTGAAGCGTGTCCATGCAGTGGGCAAGCATCTGGGGTATGAGTTTGGACCGGATGCGATTTTGCATGTGCATCTGGGCCGCTATGGCGACTGGACCGAAGGTGTCGGCGAGCTGCCAGAAGTGAAGGGGGCTTTGCGGGTACGGTTGTCGCTTCCCACCCATCCGCGCGGTAAAGCTGCGCGTATGGATGGGGCACCCAGTGACGATGCAACGACGAAGCACGGCTGGTACTCGGAGGATGATGGTTCCACTTCGCTTGATCCGAAAGACGTGGACTGGATTGAGCTGCGCGGGCCTTCGGATTGCAGCTTGTACGACCGCGAGAAGTGGCAGAAGCTGCTGGCGCGGCTGGGGCCTGATCCATTGAATGGGGACGATCCAGCTCCCGCGTTTGCGAAGACCGCAAAGTCAAAGACGCCCATCGCCGCGCTTCTGATGGACCAGTCCATCCTCTCCGGCATTGGGAACATCTATCGAGCTGAGCTGTTGTACCGCGCGCGGCTGTCGCCTTTTCTCGCCGGCAAGGATGTTCCGGAGAAGACGCTGAAGGCTATCTGGAAGGATTCGATTCCGCTACTGAAGGCGGGCATGGTGGATCGCCGCATTGTGACGACGCTTCCGAAAGACCGTCCGCATAAGACGGGCAAGCCGCTGAAGCCGGAGGTGCATTATGTGTATCGTCGGCATGGCAAGCCGTGCTGGGTATGCGGCACCAAAGTCCAGCGGCAGGAGATGGCAGGGCGGAGTTTGTACTGGTGTCCGGAGTGTCAGAAAGAGTAA
- a CDS encoding J domain-containing protein encodes MATTQQKDYYGALGVKKTATADEIRKAFRKLARKYHPDVNPGDKKAEEKFKEISEANDILSDAKKRKIYDQLGFYSDNIDPAAAEAYARGGGGAAGGARGGGAGQQGAPFDFGGFDFSGFGGGGRQPQPEEGSGWGSFRDIFGGMFNGGAGARQQGPQPGTDIEYQVTVDFWTAIRGGTTRLEIQKQETCPTCHGRSTTGGSITCPECHGSGQVTQMGGRMKFNLQCPRCGGSGKVQNECGTCHGQGVFYKKEPLEFRIKAGTRDGQRIRLAGKGNAGLHGGPAGDLYLIIKAGVHPVFTRMADDIFVTVPVSVSEAALGAKVDVPTIDGRAQLKIPPGTQAGQKLRLREKGVPSATRDGVRGDQIVEVKVVVPKVQDERSKEILRELAKLNPEDPREEIFREA; translated from the coding sequence ATGGCGACAACGCAGCAGAAGGACTATTACGGCGCACTTGGCGTGAAGAAGACGGCGACAGCGGACGAGATCCGCAAGGCCTTTCGCAAGCTGGCGCGTAAGTACCACCCGGATGTGAATCCGGGCGATAAGAAGGCCGAGGAGAAGTTCAAGGAGATCTCCGAGGCGAATGACATTCTGTCGGACGCGAAGAAGCGGAAGATCTACGACCAGCTCGGCTTCTATTCGGACAACATTGACCCCGCGGCGGCGGAAGCCTATGCGCGTGGCGGCGGTGGGGCGGCGGGCGGAGCTCGCGGTGGCGGTGCGGGGCAGCAGGGAGCTCCGTTTGATTTTGGCGGCTTCGACTTCTCGGGCTTCGGTGGCGGTGGACGCCAGCCGCAGCCGGAGGAAGGATCAGGCTGGGGCAGCTTCCGCGATATTTTCGGGGGCATGTTCAACGGCGGCGCGGGAGCTCGCCAGCAGGGGCCGCAGCCGGGTACGGACATTGAGTACCAGGTGACGGTGGACTTCTGGACGGCGATCCGCGGCGGCACGACGAGGCTTGAGATTCAGAAGCAGGAGACCTGCCCGACGTGCCATGGACGTTCCACGACAGGCGGCAGCATTACCTGCCCGGAGTGCCATGGCTCGGGCCAGGTGACGCAGATGGGTGGCCGCATGAAGTTCAACCTGCAGTGCCCGCGCTGCGGTGGCAGCGGCAAGGTGCAGAACGAGTGTGGCACCTGCCATGGACAGGGTGTGTTCTATAAGAAGGAGCCGCTGGAGTTCCGCATCAAGGCAGGCACGCGCGATGGGCAGCGGATTCGGCTGGCGGGCAAGGGGAATGCGGGGCTGCATGGTGGTCCGGCGGGCGACCTGTACCTGATCATCAAGGCGGGCGTGCATCCGGTGTTTACGCGCATGGCGGACGATATTTTTGTCACAGTCCCTGTCTCCGTAAGCGAGGCGGCGCTGGGTGCGAAGGTGGATGTGCCGACGATTGATGGGCGTGCACAGTTGAAGATTCCGCCCGGCACGCAGGCCGGCCAGAAGCTGCGCCTGCGGGAGAAGGGTGTGCCGTCTGCCACGCGCGACGGTGTGCGCGGCGACCAGATTGTGGAAGTGAAGGTTGTGGTGCCGAAGGTACAGGACGAGCGCTCGAAGGAGATTCTGCGCGAGCTTGCGAAGCTGAACCCGGAGGACCCGCGGGAAGAGATTTTCCGCGAGGCGTAG